In Caproicibacterium amylolyticum, a genomic segment contains:
- the rplI gene encoding 50S ribosomal protein L9, with protein MKVVLLQDVKAHGKKGELVNVTEGYARNFLLPRGLAKEANAQAMNELKNAEESKAYKIKMETEAAKAAAAKLEGKSVQMTAKAGQAGKLFGSVTPKEIAAAIKQQFGVSVDKRKIVLDVEIKAFGSYNCEVKLYNGISAKVTAVVTEA; from the coding sequence ATGAAGGTCGTATTACTGCAGGACGTAAAGGCACACGGGAAAAAGGGAGAATTGGTGAATGTTACCGAAGGCTATGCACGCAATTTCCTTTTGCCCCGCGGGCTTGCCAAAGAAGCAAACGCTCAGGCAATGAACGAACTGAAGAACGCGGAAGAATCCAAGGCATATAAAATCAAGATGGAAACAGAAGCTGCCAAAGCAGCAGCTGCCAAGCTGGAAGGCAAGAGCGTCCAGATGACTGCTAAGGCAGGTCAGGCAGGCAAGCTGTTCGGTTCTGTTACACCGAAGGAAATTGCGGCTGCAATCAAGCAGCAGTTCGGCGTTTCAGTTGACAAGCGCAAAATCGTTTTGGATGTGGAAATTAAGGCATTTGGCTCTTATAATTGTGAAGTAAAGCTCTACAACGGCATTTCCGCAAAAGTGACTGCAGTTGTAACAGAGGCTTAA